From one Pedobacter faecalis genomic stretch:
- a CDS encoding pentapeptide repeat-containing protein, with the protein MTKSQLKQRWQTAEGQRLLLAVRKSFKRKKNIADLPGISFVDGRIDLRGAPLSEVVKSQVVGTKEHSFEINYGSLDVKRASLVGIDFSYANISYAYFQGCKFDNCFFDSTVAKGIRIYNCDFSSCDFNACNLSYAFLNSNIADNAGSYINCNFKNCNLKETFFSFPLIEHCIFDNCKFYATDFDGSRMRNVKFIGKVESPIFRGFSTNAQTSILWLFNRIDPRDYRNRMENVDFTEAELDDLLFLDEIDISSCRFPATGEFILVKDIHAVFPNMRAHIESEWEGEDRRQGLFLIDNLFYSEMKQGMKMDLISTVRNKYLTEAFQTRFFTFLKEVVSSAESF; encoded by the coding sequence ATGACAAAATCGCAATTGAAGCAGCGTTGGCAAACAGCGGAGGGGCAACGTCTTCTGTTAGCAGTAAGGAAATCATTCAAAAGAAAGAAGAATATAGCAGATTTACCGGGAATTTCTTTTGTGGATGGAAGAATTGATCTTAGGGGAGCCCCGCTTTCCGAAGTTGTAAAGAGTCAGGTAGTTGGCACAAAAGAGCACTCTTTTGAAATAAACTATGGAAGTCTGGATGTGAAGCGAGCGAGTTTAGTCGGTATTGATTTTTCTTACGCTAATATCAGTTATGCATACTTTCAGGGTTGCAAATTTGATAATTGTTTTTTTGATTCTACTGTAGCAAAAGGAATAAGGATTTACAACTGCGATTTCAGCTCGTGTGATTTTAATGCCTGCAACTTGTCATATGCATTCTTAAACTCGAATATTGCTGATAATGCAGGGTCGTACATAAATTGTAATTTTAAAAATTGTAATTTAAAGGAGACATTTTTCTCATTTCCTCTGATAGAGCACTGCATATTTGATAACTGCAAGTTTTACGCAACGGACTTTGACGGGTCCAGAATGCGAAACGTTAAGTTTATCGGGAAGGTTGAGTCTCCGATATTCAGGGGATTCTCGACGAACGCTCAAACTTCTATCCTTTGGTTGTTCAATAGAATTGACCCAAGGGATTATCGTAATCGGATGGAAAATGTTGACTTTACTGAAGCAGAACTTGACGATCTCCTTTTTCTTGACGAGATTGATATTAGCAGTTGTCGTTTTCCAGCTACTGGTGAATTTATTTTGGTGAAAGATATACACGCAGTATTTCCAAATATGCGGGCACATATTGAATCTGAATGGGAAGGTGAGGACAGGCGGCAAGGACTGTTTTTAATCGACAACCTTTTTTACAGTGAAATGAAGCAAGGAATGAAAATGGATCTAATATCAACTGTTCGGAACAAGTATTTAACGGAAGCCTTTCAAACCAGGTTCTTTACTTTTTTGAAGGAGGTCGTATCTTCGGCGGAGTCCTTCTAA